Proteins from a genomic interval of Paenibacillus sp. FSL R5-0623:
- a CDS encoding ankyrin repeat domain-containing protein, with protein sequence MSKSLIIVVLISSMLIVQGCVPEMRNDSNVEEKAMTSADEQLFKAVEDSDTERIEQMIQAGANINAQDQSGRTATMIATYNNDLTSANVLIEAGADVNIQDDMKNTPFLYAGAEGYLDILKLTIEAGADPAITNRYGGTALIPASEHGYVDVVQELLTQTSVDVDHVNQLGWTALLEAIILNDGNAQQQETIQLLIDHGADVNIPDRDGVSPLSHAKNKGFKEIEEMLVRAGAE encoded by the coding sequence ATGAGTAAATCGCTGATCATCGTTGTCCTGATAAGCAGTATGTTGATCGTTCAAGGCTGCGTGCCTGAAATGAGAAACGACTCCAACGTGGAGGAAAAGGCTATGACTTCAGCAGATGAACAGCTGTTCAAGGCAGTAGAGGACAGCGATACTGAACGCATCGAACAAATGATTCAAGCGGGCGCCAATATCAATGCTCAAGATCAGAGTGGACGAACGGCTACAATGATTGCAACCTACAATAATGATCTAACATCGGCTAACGTATTAATTGAAGCGGGGGCAGATGTGAATATACAAGACGATATGAAGAATACCCCGTTTCTGTATGCTGGCGCTGAAGGATACTTGGATATTTTGAAGCTGACAATCGAGGCGGGAGCGGACCCAGCGATAACGAATCGATATGGAGGGACAGCACTTATTCCAGCTTCGGAGCATGGATATGTGGATGTAGTGCAAGAACTACTCACTCAAACTTCGGTGGATGTGGACCATGTGAATCAATTGGGATGGACAGCACTACTCGAAGCGATCATTCTTAACGATGGCAATGCTCAACAGCAGGAGACGATACAATTACTCATTGATCATGGAGCAGACGTGAACATACCGGATCGTGATGGGGTATCACCGCTCAGTCATGCGAAGAATAAAGGCTTTAAGGAAATTGAAGAAATGTTGGTACGGGCTGGAGCGGAATAG